In a genomic window of Strix aluco isolate bStrAlu1 chromosome 3, bStrAlu1.hap1, whole genome shotgun sequence:
- the LOC141921484 gene encoding gallinacin-9 isoform X2 yields MRILFFLVAVLFFLFQAAPAYSQEAADTLACRQNRGSCSFVACSAPLVDIGTCRGGKLKCCKW; encoded by the exons ATGAGAATCCTTTTCTTTCTCGttgctgttctcttcttcctcttccaggCTGCTCCAG cttACAGCCAGGAAGCTGCTGACACCTTAGCATGCCGTCAAAACCGGGGGTCCTGCTCGTTTGTTGCATGCTCGGCTCCTCTGGTTGACATTGGGACCTGCCGTGGTGGGAAGCTGAAATGCTGCAAATGGTAA
- the LOC141921484 gene encoding gallinacin-9 isoform X1, with protein MRILFFLVAVLFFLFQAAPAYSQEAADTLACRQNRGSCSFVACSAPLVDIGTCRGGKLKCCKWTPSS; from the exons ATGAGAATCCTTTTCTTTCTCGttgctgttctcttcttcctcttccaggCTGCTCCAG cttACAGCCAGGAAGCTGCTGACACCTTAGCATGCCGTCAAAACCGGGGGTCCTGCTCGTTTGTTGCATGCTCGGCTCCTCTGGTTGACATTGGGACCTGCCGTGGTGGGAAGCTGAAATGCTGCAAATG GACACCCAGTTCCTAA